The genomic DNA GTCGTAGATGACGGCGGTGGGCCGCACGGCGGAACTGATCAGCCGCCGCGTGGCATGTGCCCCGTCGTCGCCGGAGTAGTCGGTGTGGACGATCAGCGGTTCGCCCAGACCCAGCTCGGCGCAGAACTCGCGCTGGGCCCGGTCGCGCAGCTGTGTGTGGATCAGATCGGGGAGCCCCGCCACCCGGGCGACGGACCGGTGGCCCAGCGCGGTCAGATACGTGAGGGTGTCGCGCACCGCCGCCGAGTCGTCCGACCATACGGAAGGGAGCGGGCCGGCCGCCGAGGGGTGGCCGATCACCACGGCAGGCATCCCGAGTTCGGCGACGCCCTCGATCCGCGGGTCGGGGCTGCGAAGGTCGGCGAGGAACACCCCGTCCACCCGGCCCTCGCCCCACCAGCGGCGGTACACCTCCAGCTCCTGCGCCGGATCGTCGACGACCTGGAGCAGCAGGGCGCAGCCGCGCGCGGAGAGTTCGCCCTCGATGCCGCTGATCAGTTCCATGAAGAACGGCTCCATGCCGAGCAGCCGGGCGGGCCGGCACAGTGCGAGGCCGACGGCGTCGGCGCGGGCCCGGGTCAGGGCGCGGGCGGCGCTGTTGGGCCGCCAGCCGATCTCCTGCGCGATGGCCTTGATCGAGGCACGGGTCGCCGGGGAGACCCCCGGCCGGTCGTTCAGCGCGTACGACACCGCGACCTTGGAGACCCCGGCGCGGCGCGCGATGTCCGCGATCGTAGGACGGTGCTTGGGCATGCGACCTCGCTTAACCGGTTCCTGTACCTCGGCCATCCTAATGACCGACTCTGCCACCTGCGACCTCCCGGAGGAAGTCGATGATCGCCCAACTGGCCTGATAACAAAGGGAATGGGAGCGCTCCCGCACCCTTGACACGACCTCTCGGCGGTCTTAACTTCACGGCACTTACCCGGTTCAGTGACTCCGCTCGGCAGGGATGGCGGGGAAGGGAGAGATGATGGGTACGGGATTCCGGGGACGGATCGCGACCACGCTCGCCGTGAT from Streptomyces sp. NBC_01707 includes the following:
- a CDS encoding LacI family DNA-binding transcriptional regulator encodes the protein MPKHRPTIADIARRAGVSKVAVSYALNDRPGVSPATRASIKAIAQEIGWRPNSAARALTRARADAVGLALCRPARLLGMEPFFMELISGIEGELSARGCALLLQVVDDPAQELEVYRRWWGEGRVDGVFLADLRSPDPRIEGVAELGMPAVVIGHPSAAGPLPSVWSDDSAAVRDTLTYLTALGHRSVARVAGLPDLIHTQLRDRAQREFCAELGLGEPLIVHTDYSGDDGAHATRRLISSAVRPTAVIYDNDIMAVAGLSVAQEMGLDVPGDLSLIAWDDSQLSRVVRPPLTALSRDIPAYGGHAARTLMALVTEGSAAGFEDSAARLVPRGSTAPPR